From Bacillus sp. Bos-x628, the proteins below share one genomic window:
- a CDS encoding HAMP domain-containing sensor histidine kinase: MEMFKDFLLHVSFILFPIFLYHVLWLNRTPAHFPKTNKLLITIFASISSALCIIYPVGSILDLQTGLQSIPLVLAILYGGYTAGIVAILISSIVKFVMYGSFLWIGLIVVPMYFFIPFLFYRKWWQYPRMKKLIYGVLIGLSKGIFIYIGLLVASLMEYSPAFIMQQKFLELFFSTLYYIFVLVLSIYTIEFIKENAQMRTQLVQSEKLTIVSELAASVAHEVRNPLTVVRGFIQLLFSSENAKEQSTNKDYKNLVLSELDRAQDIITSYLDIAKQNYYQIESLNLSQLLEECASLMTSYANFKSVTIHQSIEPDLYIQGDETKMKQVLINLIKNGIEAAPEHEGKIELFASKENHKICLCFIDNGVGMTENQMKKLGEPYYTLKNKGTGLGLTVTFSIIENHHGTIRFKSSLQSGTTVTVKFPEDTRRK; encoded by the coding sequence ATGGAAATGTTCAAGGATTTTTTGCTCCATGTATCTTTTATTCTATTTCCAATCTTTTTATATCATGTGCTATGGCTAAACCGGACCCCTGCTCATTTCCCGAAAACGAATAAACTGCTCATCACAATATTTGCATCTATCTCTTCAGCGCTTTGTATTATATATCCAGTAGGTTCGATTTTAGATTTGCAGACTGGGCTTCAATCAATTCCTCTTGTGCTTGCCATTTTATACGGTGGGTATACCGCTGGAATCGTGGCGATATTGATCAGCTCAATCGTAAAATTCGTGATGTACGGCTCCTTCTTATGGATCGGACTTATCGTTGTACCGATGTACTTTTTCATTCCTTTTCTGTTCTACCGGAAATGGTGGCAATATCCTAGGATGAAAAAGCTCATATATGGTGTGCTCATCGGTCTATCCAAAGGCATATTTATTTACATTGGGTTGCTTGTGGCCAGCTTAATGGAATATAGTCCAGCATTTATTATGCAGCAAAAATTCCTTGAGTTATTTTTCTCAACTCTTTACTACATTTTCGTTCTCGTACTCAGTATATATACAATTGAATTCATCAAAGAAAACGCCCAAATGAGAACACAGCTCGTCCAATCAGAGAAACTGACAATTGTGAGTGAACTCGCTGCAAGTGTCGCCCATGAAGTGCGCAACCCGCTTACGGTCGTTAGAGGATTTATTCAATTGCTTTTTTCAAGCGAAAATGCGAAAGAGCAATCGACCAATAAAGATTATAAAAACCTTGTCCTTTCAGAATTAGACCGTGCGCAAGACATTATTACGAGTTATCTTGACATTGCCAAACAAAACTATTATCAAATTGAATCTTTGAATCTGTCTCAATTGCTAGAAGAATGCGCATCCTTGATGACATCATATGCCAACTTTAAATCGGTCACCATTCATCAATCGATTGAACCGGACTTATATATCCAAGGTGATGAAACCAAGATGAAACAAGTCTTGATTAATTTAATCAAAAATGGCATTGAAGCAGCACCAGAACATGAAGGGAAAATTGAACTCTTTGCTTCTAAAGAAAATCATAAAATATGCCTTTGTTTCATAGATAACGGTGTAGGGATGACAGAAAACCAAATGAAAAAGCTTGGCGAACCTTATTACACCTTGAAAAACAAAGGAACTGGACTTGGGCTGACAGTGACTTTTTCAATTATCGAAAACCACCATGGAACGATTCGTTTCAAAAGCTCCTTACAGTCTGGTACAACAGTCACAGTAAAATTTCCTGAAGATACAAGAAGAAAATGA